A single region of the Ziziphus jujuba cultivar Dongzao chromosome 10, ASM3175591v1 genome encodes:
- the LOC107411774 gene encoding probable protein disulfide-isomerase A6, giving the protein MTSLLRTWLALGTLAFLFISSVSADDVVVLSEDNFEKEVGQDRGALVEFYAPWCGHCKKLAPEYEKLGASFKKAKSVVIGKVDCDEHKSLCSKYGVSGYPTIQWFPKGSLDPKKYEGARTAEALAEFVNKEGGTNVKIAAIPSSVVVLSPDNFDEVVLDNTKDVLVEFYAPWCGHCKALAPIYEKVATVFKLDEDVVIANLDADKYKDLGEKYDVSGFPTLKFFPKNNKDGEDYNGGRDLDDFVAFINEKSGTSRDSKGQLTSQAGIVESLDELVKEFVKASNDEKKAIFAKIEEEVEKLKGSAARNGKIYLKAVKSSLEKGGDYAKNEIQRLERILEKSISPAKADEFTLKKNILSTFVSSS; this is encoded by the exons ATGACGAGCTTATTGAGGACTTGGCTTGCTTTGGGAACCCTAGCTTTTCTCTTTATCTCATCGGTCTCAGCAGACGACGTCGTCGTGCTCTCCGAGGACAACTTCGAGAAGGAGGTCGGCCAAGATCGCGGCGCTCTCGTCGAGTTCTACGCTCCTTG GTGTGGGCACTGTAAAAAGCTTGCTCCAGAGTATGAGAAACTTGGTGCAAGTTTTAAGAAAGCAAAATCTGTTGTCATAGGGAAG GTGGACTGCGATGAGCACAAGAGCCTTTGCAGCAAATATGGAGTTTCTGGATACCCCACGATTCAGTGGTTTCCCAAAGGGTCCCTAGATCCGAAAAA GTATGAAGGTGCACGTACTGCAGAAGCTCTTGCTGAATTCGTGAATAAAGAAGGAG GGACCAATGTGAAGATAGCTGCCATTCCTTCCAGTGTTGTGGTACTTTCACCTGATAATtttgatgaggttgtcctgGATAATACAAAAGATGTTCTTGTTGAATTCTATGCACCATG GTGTGGCCATTGCAAAGCCCTGGCTCCT ATCTATGAGAAGGTTGCAACTGTATTTAAGTTGGACGAAGATGTAGTGATTGCTAATCTTGATGCTGACAAATACAAGGATTTGGGTGAAAA GTATGACGTAAGTGGATTTCCTACTTTGAAATTTTTCCCCAAGAACAACAAGGATGGTGAAGATTATAATGGAGGCAGAGATTTAGATGATTTTGTAGCTTTCATTAACGAGAAGAGTGGCACTAGTAGAGATTCAAAAGGACAACTAACTTCTCAG GCTGGTATCGTTGAATCTTTGGATGAATTGGTGAAAGAATTTGTCAAGGCAAGCAATGATGAGAAGAAGGCAATCTTTGCCAAGATAGAGGAGGAAGTTGAGAAGCTTAAGGGTTCTGCTGCAAG aAACGGCAAGATTTACCTGAAAGCTGTAAAGAGCAGTCTGGAGAAAGGTGGTGATTATGCTAAAAATGAAATTCAGCGGCTTGAGCGCATTCTTGAAAAG TCAATCAGCCCAGCCAAGGCAGATGAATTCACTCTCAAGAAGAACATTCTATCCACCTTTGTTTCATCTTCATGA